The DNA segment GTGGTGACCTCCACCCGCATCTCCGGGTCCAGCAGCGGGTCGGCGGGCTCCCAGTACGGCGCCGCCAGCAGGTGCCGTCCGGCGTCCACCGGCCGTCCGGGCTCCTCCAGCAGCGAGAGTCCCATGCCGGACACCGTCCGCTGGGACAGCACGGCGCCCACCACCCGCCACAGGGCGGCCTCGTCCGCCACGACGAGGTCCAGGTCGTTCATGGTCCGCACCACGTCGTCGGGGTACCAGCGGCGCAGCGACGGCCCCTTCACGGGGCGGACGCCCGGCTCGGCCCGTGTGCAGGTACGCAGGATCTGTTCGTACGTCTCCGCCCGTTCCCTGGCGCGGCGCAGTTCCTCGGCTGTTCCCGGACCGGGCTCGGCGCCCTCTCGCACGGCGAGCGACAGGGCCAGCGGCGCCAGGACCGGTGCGATACCGCGGGCCCGGCGCACCAGGGCCACCGGCGGCTCGTCCTCGTCCAGCTCCAGCAGGCCGTACAGCGTGGCGAGGTCGAACTCGGGAGGGGGCGAGGAAAGTTGGCGAGAGTATCGCCAGTACTCGTGGTGCGTCCGCCAGCCGTCCGCCGTCAGGGCGCCGACCACACGGTCCCCTCGCCCGCCACTCCAGTGGTGGATGACGTTGCCGATCAGCGGACGTCCGGCCGCCGCCGCCTTCTCGGCGCAGACCCGCACCAACGCCGTTGTGGCGGCGCGCCGTTCGGCCGGGCCCTCGATCAGGATGTCCACCAGGTTCACGAACGTCGTGCCGTCCACGTCGTCCCGGGCGTCGAGGAGCAGTGTGGCGTGGCCGAGCGCGACGCCGTCCTTGTGGGCGACGAAGGAGCACCGGTCCGGTGCCGCCATCACCTCGGCGGCCTGTTCGAGAGCCGTGCCGCGCTCCACGGGGTGGCCCTGGTCGCCCGCGCCCGTCTGGAAGGCGTCGGCGAGCCAGCGGGCGAGGTCGGAGGCGTCGTCGTCGTTCGCGGCGCGCACCGCGACACCGCTGCCCTCGACACCGCTGTCCGCGACACCGCTGTCCGCGGGACCGCCACCCTCGGCACCGCTGTCCTCGGCATCGCTGTCATCCGACTTGACCACGTATGTCAGCCGCCGGGTCCACGGGTCCGGCGGCGTGTGGTGGCCGGGGACGCGCAGCAGCACGGCGTCCGCGCCGGGGCACTCGCCGAGTACGTGGTCCGCGAAGGCGGTCAGCTGTTCCGGTGCCGTCAGCACGCCGGGGTCGAGGTGCTCGACGAGATACGACACCTCTCCGGTGAGCGCGTCGGTGTAGCGGTCGCCCACGTAGCCGAAGCCGCCCCAGCTGTGACGGACTCCGGCGCGTTGCGCGGCGGTGAGGAACTCGTCCAGTGCACTGCTCATGCGGCCTCTCCGTCCGGTCGGACCACGGCGGTCAGTTCCTCGCACAGCCGCGCCGCCGCGTCCCGGATGTCGTCGCCGGTGACCGCTTCCAGCGCCGCGGCGGAGTCCGCCCCGTCCGGCTCGGCGGCCGACGCCGCCCCGTCCATCGCGATGCGCTGCGCGTACGCGACCGGGTCCTCGGTGTCCATCAGCAGCGCCGCCACGGCCTGGCGCCGCGCGACGGCGAGGTCGTCAGGGTCCGGCCCGTGTTCGGCCAGGTCGGTCAGGAGACGGCGTACGAGTGCGAGCACGGCCGGGCCGTTCGCGGCCTCGGTGCCGACCATGACGCGCCAGGCCCCGGTGTCGCGGTAGGCCCGCGCCCAGGCGAAGAACATGTAGGCGAGCCCCTCTTCGCCTCGCAGCCGCCGGTACAGCAGGGATGCGGGGTTCGCGCCCAGCAGGTCCGCGAGGACCGTGTACACGTGCCGCCGTTCGTCGTGGACCGCCGGGGCCCGCCCGCCGACGGCGAGCCAGCAGAAATCGTCGTCCGGCCAGCACACCGCCAGGTCGGAAGCGAGCGGTTCCGGCGCGCCCGCGCCTTCTCCCGGCCAGGGCGGGTCCGCCGCCGGCTCGCCCAGCGGGGAGTCCGCCAGCGCCGCGCGCAGTTCCGCGTGCGGGGTGCCGCCCACGGCCGCGAGCGTCATCGGACGCCTCAGGAAACGTTCGCGGTGGGTGTCGAGCACCGTCTTGACGTCGGCGCCGAGCAGTTCGTCGCGGGTACCACCGACCGGCCGGCCCAGCGGATGTCCGGCGAAGATCCGGCCGAGGAACGCGTCCTGCACGACGTCACTGGGGTCGGCCGCCGCTGCGGCCAACTCCTGCAGGACGACCTTCCGTTCGCTCTCCAGCGCCTCTTCGGTCAGGACCGGGCGCAGAACCGAACGGGCGAGCAGTGCGGCGACCTCGGGGGCGTCCCGGTTGAGCACCCGGACCTGGAACAGCATGCGGTCCAGGCCGGTGGTCGCGTTGGCGCTGCCGCCGAGCCGCTGTACGTACTCGACGAGTGAACAGCCGCCGGCCGTCGGGGCCGACATCAGGAGATGCTCCATGAGGTGAGCGGTTCCGCCGCCCCCGGGCGGGTCATGGCGCGATCCGAAGTCCACCGCCAGGCACAGGCTGGTGGTGCGCCAGTGGTCCTCGGCACGTCCCAGCAGCGTCGCTCCGCCGGTCAGTCGGTACTTCTCCACGGATCCCGCCCTCCCCCCTCGTCGTCCATCGATCCCGGTCGTCCATCGATCCCGGTCGCCCGGCGCGGCAGGTGCCGCCGCGGACAAGTACGCCCGCGGCGGCACACGGATGGCGCTCGGTGACTTACGCCTTGTCGCCGACCTTCACCTTGTCCAGTCGCGGGCGAAGCCCGGTCGCGTGGTTGCGCTCCATCGAAATCCCCTCCTCTCCCTGTCCGTTACGGCCCGGCGGCAGGTAGCGCCGGGAGTCTGTGCGGCCGCAGCGGGGTGCGGCGCGTCCCGTGATGCCGGTGGGCTCACGAGGTGAACTCGATGGAACCGTCGCGCCGTCCGCGTTCGACGAGCCGGTGCACGGCGAGCACGGCCAGCGCCAGCCACCCGGCCCCCACCACCAGCCCCAGCGCGGCGGGACCGGCCACCGCGTCCGCCGAAGCGCCGGACAACAGGCGTCGTACGGCTCCGAGTTCATGGGTGAGCGGGAGAACGTCGGCGACCGCGCGTACCGGCCACGGCCAGAAGTCCTGCGGCACCTCGACGCCACAGATCGCCATCATCACGAGGAACGACGCGTTGGCGGCGACATTGCGCAGCGACGGGAAGCCGAGCACGACAGTCGCCACGAAGAGCCCGAAACAGTAGGTGGACACCGAGGCGCAGGCGATCAGCGGCAAGGCGGCCAGTGCCGTGCGTGCCGACAGGCGCACCCCGAAGGGCGACAGCAGCAGGCAGAAGGCGACGAACGAGGTGGCCGTACCGCTGAGCAGCCACTGCACACCCCGCCCGGACAGTACCCACACCGGATTCGCCGGGCCGGCCACCAGCAGGGGCAGCGTCCCCGACCGGCGTTCCCAGGCGCTGGAGGCGACCACCATCATCGCCTCGATCGCGCACACCGCGACCGCGTTGCCCACGACCAGGAACTTCGCGTCGGCCCCGGGGCCCAGCACGGTCGCCGAGACGGCGAAGAACAGCACCTGGCACACCATCCGGGCCAGCCAGCCGAAGGTCCATGACCACCAGGTGTGGATCGCCCGCAGATCCGCCAGGCCGTTGACGGCCCCGCAGCGCAGGGCCCGCGCCGCGGCGGGTACGGAGTCGGAAACAGTGTTCATACCAGGGCCACCGTTCCGGTAGCGCGTACCCGGGCCAGGACCGTACGGAAGGCGAGCAGAGCGACCCCGTACCAGACAAGACCGAGCAGTACGGTGGCCGCCAGCCGACCCAGCGGGTGGGGCACCGGCGCCGCCGCGACCGAGCGGCGCAGCAGGTCGGCGGACCAGGACAGGAAGAACAGCCGGCTCAGCGGCCGCACCCAGTAGGGCATCGCGCTGACGGGCACGGTGAGTCCGGCGAGCAGGTACAGCGGATAGCTCAGCGCGTTCTGGAACACCCGGGCCGAGCGTGCCAGCACGAAGCCGGCCGACATCAGACAGGCCGCGCACGTCAGGGCGAACGACGTCGCCACCGCCCCGGCGGCGAGCAGGAAGGGATGGTGGACGGGCGGCCAGTCGCCGGCCACCAGCGCCGAGGTGCACCAGCACTCCACGATGGCGGCCAGGCTGACCCCGGTGACGGCGGCGATGCGCGCGGTGGTCACCACCGCCATCCCGGCCGGGGCCGCCACCAGCAGTTCGAGCGTGCCGTCGAAGCGGTCCTGGGCGACCAGGTCGCCCGCGGTGAGCAGCGCCATGGTCCACAGCGAGATCAGTACCGGCACCACGACCGCGTACCCCAACGTCTCCTGGCGGCCGGAGTGTTCGGCCATCGCCGTGAAGATCAGCGTGTAGAGGGGAGCGGTGAACAGCGGTTGCAGGCTGCCGGGCGAGCGCAGCAGCAGTGTCGCCTGGAGCCGGAAGGCGGCCCGCGCGGCGGTGAACGAGCCGGTCACCCGCCCACCTCCATCCCGCGCCCTCCGACGAGGTCGAGATACATCTCGGCGAGGTTCGGCCGTACGACGGCGACACGGGTGACGTCCGCGTCCACCAGCCGCCGCAGTACCTCGCGGGCGCTGCGGTCGTCGTCGACGGCGATCCGCGCCACGGCGTCCGGGTGGTGTTCGATGCCCCGCACCCCGGGGAGGCGGCGCAGTTCGGCGAGGACGGCGGTGGGGGCGTCCACCGCTTCCACCCGCTGGTGCCCGGCGGCCCGTTCACTCAGGGTGCGGGGACTGTCGGTGGCCAGTACCCGGCCGCCGTCGATGAGTGTCACCCGGGCACACAGCGCCTCGGCCTCGTCCATGTCGTGGGTGGCCAGCAGGACGGTGCGCCGCTCTCGCCGCAGTTCCTCGATGATGGTCCTGAACCCGTGTGCCGCGACCGGGTCAAGGCCGGCGGTCGGCTCGTCCAGGAGCAGCACAGGCGGGTCGTGGACGATGGCACGGGCCAGGTGCAGACGCTGCTTCATGCCCCGGGAGAACGTCTCGGCCCGGTCGTCCGCGTGGCCGGACAGGCCCACCCGCTCCAGGAGCGTCGTCACCCGCGCATCCAGGACGCGGCCGCTCAACCCGTACAACGCACCCCAATAGCGCAGGTTCTGCCGGGCCGACAGCCTGCCGTACAGGCCGCGGTCGCCGCCGAGGGAGACTCCGATCAGCGACCGTACGGCGGTGGTGGCGGTGGCCACGTCCCGGCCCATGACGCTCGCGGTGCCGGAGGTGGGAAGCAGCACCGTGGACAGGATCTTGCAGAGCGTGCTCTTGCCCGCGCCGTTCGGCCCGAGCAGCCCGTGCACCTCGCCCTCCGGGACTTCGATGTCGATGCCGTGCAGCGCGACCTTCTCGGCGGACTTCCGGACGAACGTCCTGCGCAGGCCCCGGGTGCTGATGGCGTTCACTCGGCCGCCACCGCCTCGCGGTCTCGTACGGAAAGGTCCAGCCCGAGCCGCTCCAGCAGCCCGGAGCGGACCACGTTGCGGGCTGACCGGTCATAGACCGGCTGGAGTTTCTCCGGGGTTCCGTCGTAGCCGTCGGGGAGCAGCGCCTCGGGCAGGGTGGCCAGCAGCGGGAAGTCCGAGCCCCGACGGGTCCTCTCGGCGGTGGCGCGGGCGTGTTCGGCGTCGCGTACCTGGTTGAGCACATGGCCGCGTACGAGCCGCAGCAGTTCCGGCGCCACCATGTGCCGTACGCCGGCCAGCGCGGTGACATGCCCGGAGCGAGCCGCGTTGACCACGAGCATCACGGGCGGACCGGCGGAGACGGGCGCGAGGTGGTTGGCCAGATCGTGCTCGGGGTCCAGTTCGCCCACCGCGCCCGCGCCCTCGATCACCAGCTGGGCCGCCGGTCCCTGGCGCAGCGCCTCCTGCACCGCGTCGGCGCACCTCGCGTGCAGCCGGGGTGAGATGCGGTGCAGGTCGATGCTGTCCTGCCCCCGGATGGGGACGTCACCGGCCGGAACACCGCACAGGAACAGTTCGCCTTCGTGGCGCCGCTGCGGGTCGGGAACCACCGTGACCGGGTTGTGCCACCACTGCGGACGGACGCGGGCTGAACCGCAGTTGTGCAGTGCTCCGCGCAGCGGGGCCGGCACGTCCGGATAAGCCGGATCGTCGGGATCCACCACGGCAACGGCCTTGAAGGGCTTGACCGGAACTCCGCGATCGGTGAGTGCGCGCAGGATGCCGCCGGAAACGCTCGTCTTACCGGAGCCCGCGGACACCCCCAGTACGGTCACTCCCCGCCATCGCGTATGCAACAGCCCACCCTTTCGCCGCCGGACGCCTCGTTGAAGAGACTCTGGCAGTCGGTGGCAGACGCGTGAGGTACGGCGGATATACGTCCTGCATATTCCCCGTCCATGCGGGCTCAGCGCCGCGGTGGGCCGGACGTAGGCGCGAGGGTGGGGGCTTCAGGCGATCGACACACCGGTGACGTCAATGTCCGCCTCGACCCGGACGCCGGCAGGAGCAACCCCGCGCAGCCCTTCAGGCGTCGCGAACACCCCTTATTGCAGCGAGGATTGCGCCTCTGCCTTCAGCTCGGAGCCGAGGAATGGGGGCGGCACGTACTCACCCGCGCCCGATGTCAGTGACCCGAACCGGACGGAAGCACCGCCAGTGCCTCGTGAACGTCCACCGATCGGCATGCACCGGTAGCGCTGTGCACCGCGATGCAATTGGGGCCATAGAGGTAGTACTTGTCATCGCCGGTGGTGATGTAGTCAACGGACTGGTAGAAGAAATAGAAGGACCCACCCTTCGGGATCTTGGCCCTGCCCTCCTGGATCAGGGCGACATCGCACTCCCATCCTGCGGACTCCTGTCGGAGAAATCCGGCCGCGAGCTGCTCCGCCTGCTCCATCGTGTACATCAGTTGGTCCTCAACAGCTTGAATTTTTCGAAAGGCGTGAGATTGACGAATCCGGCCTGCAGATCGACGAACAGCGCCCAACCCTGATAGTTGACATTGAATACGTGAAGGCGCGTGTGGGTGCGGCTTCACACCTCCCAGAATATTCTTCCTCAGAGCGCCGCACGGGCTCTCCAGGTGTTCCCCGGACTCGTCGATCAGTTCGCGGAGGGGACCCGGAACCGCCGGGGGTGACGACCCGGGTCAGCCGGTCCTCGGCGTCCCAGGTGCAGCGCTCGTCGCGTATCTCCCAGGCGCCGGCCGCGTTCGCCGCGCCGCCGCCGATCGAGTCTCTGACTTGGGCTCAGAACCTCGGCATGGGGGCCGCACGCACACTCTCACCCCGAACTATGGTGTCCCACCACATGTGCGCCTGACCTGCGGGTTTCTACGGTGTGCCGACACACACCCGTCCCCACCGCACACGAGGAAGTGGCGCACATGGCATCCCCGAACACCGCTCCCCCGCCTTCGCCCCCGGCGAAGCTCCCCCGCATCGTCGCCGCGAGCCTCATCGGCACCACGGTCGAGTGGTACGACTTCTTCTTGTACGGGTCCGCCGCGGCCCTGGTGTTCAACAAGCTGTTCTTCCCGGGCTCGGACCCGCTCGTGGGCACGCTGCTGTCGTTCCTGACGTATGCGGTCGGGTTCGCGGCGCGGCCGATCGGGGCGCTGGTGTTCGGGCACTACGGTGACCGGCTGGGGCGCAAGAAGCTGCTGGTGCTGAGTCTGCTGCTGATGGGCGGGGCGACGTTCGCGATCGGCCTGCTGCCCACGCACGCGACGGTGGGCAGCGCCGCACCGGTCCTGCTGACGGTGCTGCGACTGGTGCAGGGCTTCGCGCTCGGTGGCGAGTGGGGCGGTGCAGTCCTGCTGGTGTCGGAGCACGGGGACGCGCGGCGGCGCGGGTTCTGGGCCTCGTGGCCGCAGACCGGCGCGCCGGCCGGGCAGTTGCTCGCGACCGGTGTGCTGTCGCTGCTCACCGCCGTGCTCTCGGACGAGGCGTTCGGCACCTGGGGCTGGCGGATCCCGTTCCTGCTGTCCGGTCTGCTGGTGGTCGTCGGCCTGTGGATCCGTCTGTCCGTCGATGAATCGCCCGTCTTCAAGGAGGCGTTGACGCGGGCCGAGTCGCGGAAGGAAGGCGACAGGGAGAAGCTGCCGCTCGTCTCCGTGCTGCGCCACCACTGGCGGGACGTGCTCGTCGCGGTGGGTGCCCGGATGGCGGAGAACATCGGCTACTACGTGATCACCGCGTTCGTCCTCGTCTACGCCACCACGTCCGCCGGTCTCTCGAAGCAGAGCGCGCTCAACGCCGTCCTCATCGCCTCCGCCGTGCACTTCGCCGTGATCCCCGCCTGGGGCGCCCTCTCCGACCGGGTCGGCCGGCGCCCCGTGTACCTGTTCGGCGCGGCGGGCATCGGCCTGTGGATGTTCCCGTTCTTCTCGCTCGCGGACACCGGGAAGTTCGGGTACCTGGTCCTGGCCGTGACGGTCGGGCTGGTGCTGCACGGCGCGATGTACGCGCCCCAAGCCGCCTTCTTCGCCGAGATGTTCGCCACCCGGATGCGCTACTCCGGTGCCTCCATCGGTGCCCAGTTCGCCTCCGTGGCGGCAGGCGCGCCCGCCCCGCTCATCGCGACGGCCCTGCTCGCCGAGTACGACAGCTCCACGCCGATCGCTCTGTACGTGATCGCGGCCGCGCTGCTGACCCTGGTCGCCGTGGGCGTGGCCAGGGAGACCCGGCACCGGGACCTCGCCGACGTGGGCGCGCGGGACGGGGAGCATGCCGGTGAGCCGGAGGCGGCCGGGGCCCGGTCCGTCTGACCGACGAGTCGAGGCACCGTCCCCTGTGTGCCGGCCGGTCCTCGCGCGCCTCGCGCGGGGGCCGGTCAGCGTCGTCCCGGTGCCGCCAGCCAGTGCAGGCGCAGGGCCAGTTGGATCTCCAGGGCACGGGACGGCGTCTGCCAGTCCTCGCCGATGAGCCGGCCCACCCGCTCCAGTCGCTGGGCGACGGTGTTCACGTGCACGTGCAGGGCGTCCTTGGTGCGCGCCGGGCTCATCGCGCAGGCGAAGTAGGCGTCCAGGGTGCGCAGCAGTTCGGTGCCGCGCCGTGCGTCGTACGTCACGACCGGGCCGATGGTGCGGTCGACGAAGGCGCCGATGTCCCGTTCGCCGGCGAGGAGCAGGCCGAGGAAGCCGAAGTCCTGGGCCGCCGCGCCGTCTCCGCCCCGGCCCAGGAGGTGCAGCGCGTCCAGGCAGCGGCGCCCCTCGGCGTAGGCGGCGGTCACCGCGTCGGGGTGGGCGGCCAGGTCGGTGACGGGGGCGGAGGCGCCGACGGTGACGGGCCGGTGGACGGCCGTGCCGAGGTCGCGGGCGGTGCGGCGGGCCACGTCCGTGGCGGTGTCACCGGCGCCGAGCGGGAGCAGCAGGACCGTGCCGCCGTCGCGGGCGGAGGCGAGACCGTGCCGGGTGGCGGCGAGGTGGGCGGCGGCGGCTCCCAGCCTGCGGCGGGCGGCGGCCTCCTCGTCGGCGTCGGCCGCGGGGCCGTCCAGGCGGGCCGCGAGGACGACGTGGGTGGCGTCCAGGTCGGCGTGCAGCCGGTCGGCGCGTTCGCGCAGCAGGCGCGGGTCCCGGTCGTGGGCGTCCAAGAGGTCGTCCAGCAGCTCGCCCTGTACTCGCTGTTCGGCCTCGGCCGCGGAACGGCGGGCGAGCAGGAGCAGCGAGGTGACCATCGCCGCCCGTTCCAGGGTGCGTTGGTCGACGGGGTCCAGACCCGGGTGGCCGTGCAGGACCAGTGCGCCGAGGAGTTCACCGCCGGCGGCCACCGCGGCGATCCAGTCGTTGCCGTGCCGTACGGCGTGCCCCTCGGCGCGGGACGCCTCCAGAGCCCCGGCCGGCGCTCCGTCCGTCTCGGCGAACTCGACCGTGCCGTCGAGCACTTCGGAGACGGCAGCGGCCACGTCGTGGACTCCGCCGCCGCGCAGGACGAGTTCGGCGAGCCGGTCGTGCACGTCGGAGGCGCGCTCGATGACGGCGCTGCCGTCCCGGATGATCGCGTTGGCGCGTTCCAGTCCGGCCAGGGCCGAACGGGTCTCGGTGAGCAGGTTGGCGGTGTCGATGGCGGCCGCGGCGAGTGCGGCGAAGGAGCCGAGCAGGGCGATCTGCGCGCGTTCGAAGACCCGGGCGCGCCGGTCCGCGGCGAAGAGGACGCCGATGACGTGCGGGCCGAGCATCAGCGGGACACCGAGGATCGCGACCAGACCCTCGTCGCGCACACCCGCGTCGATGGTGAGGGTGTGCTGGAAGCGGGCGTCCTGGAAGTAGTCGTCGGTGACGTACGGCCGCGCGGTCTGCGCGACGAGACCACCGAGCCCCTCCCCCATGCCGAGACGCAGCTGCTGGAAGCGGGCGGAGACGGAGCCCTCGGTCACCCGCATGTAGGTGTCGCCGCGTGCCGGGTCGTTCAGGCTGAGGTAGGCGATGTCGGTGCCG comes from the Streptomyces sp. NBC_00820 genome and includes:
- a CDS encoding ABC transporter permease, with the protein product MNTVSDSVPAAARALRCGAVNGLADLRAIHTWWSWTFGWLARMVCQVLFFAVSATVLGPGADAKFLVVGNAVAVCAIEAMMVVASSAWERRSGTLPLLVAGPANPVWVLSGRGVQWLLSGTATSFVAFCLLLSPFGVRLSARTALAALPLIACASVSTYCFGLFVATVVLGFPSLRNVAANASFLVMMAICGVEVPQDFWPWPVRAVADVLPLTHELGAVRRLLSGASADAVAGPAALGLVVGAGWLALAVLAVHRLVERGRRDGSIEFTS
- a CDS encoding ABC transporter permease; amino-acid sequence: MTGSFTAARAAFRLQATLLLRSPGSLQPLFTAPLYTLIFTAMAEHSGRQETLGYAVVVPVLISLWTMALLTAGDLVAQDRFDGTLELLVAAPAGMAVVTTARIAAVTGVSLAAIVECWCTSALVAGDWPPVHHPFLLAAGAVATSFALTCAACLMSAGFVLARSARVFQNALSYPLYLLAGLTVPVSAMPYWVRPLSRLFFLSWSADLLRRSVAAAPVPHPLGRLAATVLLGLVWYGVALLAFRTVLARVRATGTVALV
- a CDS encoding ABC transporter ATP-binding protein, producing the protein MNAISTRGLRRTFVRKSAEKVALHGIDIEVPEGEVHGLLGPNGAGKSTLCKILSTVLLPTSGTASVMGRDVATATTAVRSLIGVSLGGDRGLYGRLSARQNLRYWGALYGLSGRVLDARVTTLLERVGLSGHADDRAETFSRGMKQRLHLARAIVHDPPVLLLDEPTAGLDPVAAHGFRTIIEELRRERRTVLLATHDMDEAEALCARVTLIDGGRVLATDSPRTLSERAAGHQRVEAVDAPTAVLAELRRLPGVRGIEHHPDAVARIAVDDDRSAREVLRRLVDADVTRVAVVRPNLAEMYLDLVGGRGMEVGG
- a CDS encoding M16 family metallopeptidase gives rise to the protein MEKYRLTGGATLLGRAEDHWRTTSLCLAVDFGSRHDPPGGGGTAHLMEHLLMSAPTAGGCSLVEYVQRLGGSANATTGLDRMLFQVRVLNRDAPEVAALLARSVLRPVLTEEALESERKVVLQELAAAAADPSDVVQDAFLGRIFAGHPLGRPVGGTRDELLGADVKTVLDTHRERFLRRPMTLAAVGGTPHAELRAALADSPLGEPAADPPWPGEGAGAPEPLASDLAVCWPDDDFCWLAVGGRAPAVHDERRHVYTVLADLLGANPASLLYRRLRGEEGLAYMFFAWARAYRDTGAWRVMVGTEAANGPAVLALVRRLLTDLAEHGPDPDDLAVARRQAVAALLMDTEDPVAYAQRIAMDGAASAAEPDGADSAAALEAVTGDDIRDAAARLCEELTAVVRPDGEAA
- a CDS encoding MFS transporter; translation: MASPNTAPPPSPPAKLPRIVAASLIGTTVEWYDFFLYGSAAALVFNKLFFPGSDPLVGTLLSFLTYAVGFAARPIGALVFGHYGDRLGRKKLLVLSLLLMGGATFAIGLLPTHATVGSAAPVLLTVLRLVQGFALGGEWGGAVLLVSEHGDARRRGFWASWPQTGAPAGQLLATGVLSLLTAVLSDEAFGTWGWRIPFLLSGLLVVVGLWIRLSVDESPVFKEALTRAESRKEGDREKLPLVSVLRHHWRDVLVAVGARMAENIGYYVITAFVLVYATTSAGLSKQSALNAVLIASAVHFAVIPAWGALSDRVGRRPVYLFGAAGIGLWMFPFFSLADTGKFGYLVLAVTVGLVLHGAMYAPQAAFFAEMFATRMRYSGASIGAQFASVAAGAPAPLIATALLAEYDSSTPIALYVIAAALLTLVAVGVARETRHRDLADVGARDGEHAGEPEAAGARSV
- a CDS encoding helix-turn-helix domain-containing protein, which produces MSRDHVPPAGRPATRNATKTSDAGAEVPYLQLLARDASVEAYEQPVLLARAEGRPADLIAALEHAKLLALRVRSELEGRRRREAELSALFETAHDLAGLRDLDAVLPAIVQRARSLLGTDIAYLSLNDPARGDTYMRVTEGSVSARFQQLRLGMGEGLGGLVAQTARPYVTDDYFQDARFQHTLTIDAGVRDEGLVAILGVPLMLGPHVIGVLFAADRRARVFERAQIALLGSFAALAAAAIDTANLLTETRSALAGLERANAIIRDGSAVIERASDVHDRLAELVLRGGGVHDVAAAVSEVLDGTVEFAETDGAPAGALEASRAEGHAVRHGNDWIAAVAAGGELLGALVLHGHPGLDPVDQRTLERAAMVTSLLLLARRSAAEAEQRVQGELLDDLLDAHDRDPRLLRERADRLHADLDATHVVLAARLDGPAADADEEAAARRRLGAAAAHLAATRHGLASARDGGTVLLLPLGAGDTATDVARRTARDLGTAVHRPVTVGASAPVTDLAAHPDAVTAAYAEGRRCLDALHLLGRGGDGAAAQDFGFLGLLLAGERDIGAFVDRTIGPVVTYDARRGTELLRTLDAYFACAMSPARTKDALHVHVNTVAQRLERVGRLIGEDWQTPSRALEIQLALRLHWLAAPGRR